Proteins co-encoded in one Prescottella sp. R16 genomic window:
- a CDS encoding MFS transporter, with protein MTAQLTDPVPSAPRPERQSGTPAGFRRIVAASMAGTVAEWYEFFLYGMAAALVFGDVFFHSTGNPLDGVIAALLTYAIGFVARPIGGIVFGHFGDKFGRKKLLQVSLLMIGVSTFLIGTIPSFATIGYAAPIILVLLRFLQGIAIGGEWGGAVLLVAEQSPDDKRGFWASFPQVGAPLGNVLATIVLLVLSFALPEAAFLSWGWRLAFFFSAFIVLIGWFIRTKVEDSPIFAEAKQEQPQAENTWQAILRVFRARPREVLTAMGARVIENILYYMVVTFSLTYLKVQLGIDTSTILLLMLISHVVHAGMILVFGWMSDKVGRRPVYLVGAALGTVYCFVAFPLMDSRSDALILCAITIGLIIHAIMYAPQPALLSEMFPTHMRYIGVSLGAQVTAIFAGSLAPVIATLLLRTFDSWVPIAIYVAVAGLISIVAVLFMRETKGLALATLDDEHRTRFGTSL; from the coding sequence GTGACCGCGCAGCTCACCGACCCGGTACCGTCCGCACCCCGCCCGGAGCGGCAGAGCGGAACACCGGCCGGTTTCCGTCGCATCGTCGCCGCCTCGATGGCCGGTACGGTCGCCGAATGGTACGAGTTCTTCCTGTACGGCATGGCGGCCGCGCTCGTTTTCGGTGACGTGTTCTTCCACTCGACCGGTAACCCCCTCGACGGCGTGATCGCCGCCCTGCTCACGTATGCGATCGGTTTCGTGGCCCGTCCGATCGGCGGCATCGTCTTCGGGCACTTCGGCGACAAGTTCGGCCGCAAGAAGCTGCTGCAGGTCTCGCTGCTGATGATCGGGGTGTCGACGTTCCTCATCGGCACCATCCCGAGCTTCGCGACGATCGGGTATGCGGCCCCGATCATCCTGGTGCTGCTGCGGTTCCTGCAGGGCATCGCGATCGGCGGCGAATGGGGCGGCGCGGTGCTGCTGGTCGCCGAGCAGAGCCCCGACGACAAACGCGGCTTCTGGGCGAGCTTCCCGCAGGTGGGTGCACCCCTCGGCAACGTCCTGGCCACGATCGTGCTGCTGGTGCTGTCGTTTGCGCTGCCCGAGGCCGCGTTCCTGTCGTGGGGCTGGCGACTTGCGTTCTTCTTCTCCGCCTTCATCGTGCTGATCGGCTGGTTCATCCGCACCAAGGTCGAGGACTCCCCGATCTTCGCGGAGGCGAAACAGGAACAGCCGCAAGCGGAGAACACGTGGCAGGCCATCCTGCGTGTGTTCCGGGCCCGACCCCGCGAGGTGCTGACCGCGATGGGCGCCCGCGTCATCGAGAACATCCTCTACTACATGGTGGTCACGTTCTCGCTGACGTACCTGAAGGTGCAGTTGGGTATCGACACGTCGACGATCCTGCTGCTCATGCTGATCTCGCACGTCGTGCACGCCGGCATGATCCTGGTGTTCGGGTGGATGTCCGACAAGGTCGGCCGTCGCCCCGTCTACCTCGTCGGTGCCGCACTCGGCACGGTCTACTGCTTCGTCGCGTTCCCGTTGATGGACAGCCGATCCGACGCCCTGATCCTGTGCGCCATCACGATCGGCCTGATCATCCACGCGATCATGTATGCGCCGCAGCCGGCGCTGCTGTCCGAGATGTTCCCCACGCACATGCGCTATATCGGCGTCTCGCTCGGCGCGCAGGTCACGGCGATCTTCGCCGGGTCACTGGCACCGGTGATCGCCACGCTGCTGCTGCGCACCTTCGACTCCTGGGTGCCGATCGCGATCTATGTCGCAGTCGCCGGCCTGATCTCGATCGTCGCCGTCCTGTTCATGCGGGAGACGAAGGGCCTGGCGCTGGCGACCCTCGACGACGAACACCGCACCCGCTTCGGCACCTCCCTGTGA
- the mmsB gene encoding 3-hydroxyisobutyrate dehydrogenase, with protein sequence MAAADPQLGTGRKGTSMKIGWIGLGNMGLPMAANLHSAGRGADFEVTAFDLSPDTRRAAAAQGVPTAESTVEAATGADVLITMLPKGEHVRTALLESGALAATAPGAVVVDCSTIGTADAVALSTVVTGSGRRFLDAPVSGGTAGAQNGTLTFMVGGTDVDLDAVRPLLDAMGERIFHAGETGAGQSAKMLNNMMLAMNMQSTCEAAVLAERLGVSAKTVIDIAGVSTGDSWALRRYYPIGGAVESAPSSRDFAGGFAVTLMRKDLGLALDAAAAHGVDAAATTEVARRLDVLADNGFGLLDFSALVRLVDGTVTGTESEELR encoded by the coding sequence ATGGCCGCGGCAGATCCACAGCTCGGCACCGGACGGAAGGGCACCAGCATGAAGATCGGTTGGATCGGCCTGGGCAACATGGGGTTGCCGATGGCCGCAAATCTGCACAGCGCAGGCCGCGGTGCAGATTTCGAGGTCACCGCATTCGACCTCTCCCCCGACACCCGGCGAGCCGCAGCGGCACAGGGTGTTCCGACCGCCGAGTCCACGGTGGAGGCCGCGACCGGCGCCGACGTGCTGATCACGATGCTGCCCAAGGGCGAACACGTCCGCACCGCACTGCTCGAGTCGGGTGCGCTCGCCGCCACCGCACCGGGCGCGGTGGTGGTCGACTGCTCCACGATCGGTACCGCCGACGCCGTCGCACTGTCGACGGTCGTCACCGGGTCCGGCCGACGCTTCCTCGACGCCCCGGTCTCCGGCGGCACCGCTGGTGCGCAGAACGGGACGCTGACGTTCATGGTGGGCGGCACGGACGTCGATCTCGACGCGGTCCGTCCACTGCTCGACGCGATGGGGGAACGCATCTTCCACGCCGGGGAGACCGGGGCCGGCCAGAGCGCCAAGATGCTCAACAACATGATGCTCGCGATGAACATGCAGAGCACGTGCGAGGCGGCGGTCCTCGCGGAGCGGCTGGGCGTCTCGGCGAAGACCGTCATCGACATCGCCGGCGTGTCCACCGGTGACAGCTGGGCGCTGCGCCGGTACTACCCGATCGGCGGCGCGGTCGAGTCGGCGCCGTCGAGCCGGGACTTCGCGGGCGGTTTCGCCGTCACGCTGATGCGCAAGGATCTCGGGCTCGCCCTCGACGCGGCCGCCGCACACGGCGTCGACGCCGCCGCCACCACCGAGGTGGCCAGGCGACTGGATGTACTGGCCGACAACGGTTTCGGACTTCTCGACTTCTCCGCACTGGTCCGTCTCGTCGACGGCACGGTGACCGGGACGGAATCCGAGGAGCTCCGGTGA